A window of the Plasmodium vinckei vinckei genome assembly, chromosome: PVVCY_08 genome harbors these coding sequences:
- a CDS encoding NifU-like protein, putative, whose protein sequence is MIHLKNKCFHGRLWLKCKGPIHIYKKNNLYFYNYVNFLNKSFLRKEINSMYFSTSNNLDYINYINEINNYIETFQKHSDNSISNEGNILPILQKIKNETKYNENEEIMEIISSIKLLIEKRVRPIVVNDGGDIKFVCFDMDTGIVYVQLQGACVGCSQSEVTLQYMIKNMLTYYISEIKEIKNISKDGIIL, encoded by the exons ATGATtcacttaaaaaataaatgcttTCATGGAAGGCTATGGTTAAAATGCAAAGGAccaattcatatatataaaaaaaataatttatatttttacaattatgtaaattttttaaataaatcttTTCTAAGAAAAGAAATCAATTCGATGTATTTTAGTACATCAAACAATTTggattatattaattatataaatgaaataaataattatattgagACATTTCAAAAACATTCAGATAATTCAATATCCAACGAAGGAAATATACTTCctatattacaaaaaataaaaaatgaaaccaaatataatgaaaatgaagaaattaTGGAAATTATAAGTagtataaaattgttaataGAAAAAAGAGTTCGTCCAATTGTAGTAAATGATGGGGGagatataaaatttgtctGTTTTGACATGGATACCG gCATAGTTTATGTACAACTACAAGGAGCTTGCGTTGGATGTTCACAAAGTGAAGTAACGCTacaatatatgataaaaaatatgttgacatattatatttctgaaattaaagaaattaaaaatatatcaaaagaTGGAATTATTCTTTAA